The Lolium rigidum isolate FL_2022 chromosome 1, APGP_CSIRO_Lrig_0.1, whole genome shotgun sequence region tagactagtaacatgacatatgttactagtctaagttactccccactatgaccagcctaagagaCAGATGTTGGTTTTTTCCGCCACACGAACGAGAGAGCGGTGCGGCGCATGCGCTCTATTCCGCGCTGTATCCAAAAAAAGCGGCTAGTTTAGCTCGTGGGTGTAAAATTATGTTCCAGCAAGTGCTCTATCCCGCGCTGTAAAATACAGCTTGGGGCAAAAGCGCTATATCGTGCACTATATCTACAGCGCCGAAAAGAGCGCGCTGTATCCGTCGCGCGCAGAAATAAGTACAGATTTTTACagctcaaggtttagagcttctgTTGGAGGTGAATATACCCTCGCGCACAAAACAAGTACAGATTTTTACAGCTCCAAGGTTTAGAGCTTCTGTTGGAGGTGAATATACCCTCGCGCACAAAACATGGATAGAGCGCGCTCTAAAGTGATTTTTACAGCGCCAAGTTTagagcgtctgttggagatgctcttagtatacTAGATGATTCCCTGCGCGTTGCTGCAGGAAGATGTGCATACAAATTGTTATCAAGTTTTATTTTACAATGGCAAATTGAATTATTAGAGCTCATAATATATTTATTTCAAGGGGGTTTTTTCTTAGGAGTTAAATTCGATTATATCTTTCAAAGATGGACTATACTAACACTGACTAAGATGCATATTGAATTCATTGGAAGAACACAATGAGGGGTGCGAAAGCAAAAGTTGAGTAACAATGGGAAAATGTGTAACCTGGACATCATTCATAGTTGATCTGTCAAGCCAAAGGACATTCATTCATCATTCATTTTACATCTAGATAATGAGACATGTGCACTCAGTCGTCCTTTATAGAAGAACATCCCGTTTAACGATATGTCATAGAAAGAAATGAAAAATGAGAGGCACTATTAAGTGAAGTCAGCTGGCGACCCAAATGAGTAGAACTAAAAGACAGTGCAATACTTGAACTGGCGTCGAAGTTATGTTTTAGTTCAAACTGAAAAACCTTTTCCTAGCATGGTGAGGTCCTGAAAACTGACCATAAAAACGGTGCATCTAGACCGAACAAAAAAGAGGTCAGAGTTGTATAAAATATATGAGCAGTTTTTGGCCATCAACTGTGGATCCAAGAGAAGCTAGTAGTAAGTTGTTCAGATAATTGTACCAGTTGTGGTAGGATGTATATATAGCAGACCGATTGACCATTGTAAAATTGGCTCGTACGTGCTCCACTTTTCACCGCAAATCGAAATAATGGAGCTCCCAAaggttgcattgacaactatatcCAAAGGTGTGAGAAATATAAACGCTTGGCAGCCGCACTTTTATAAGGAGTCTCGCTGTGTGTGTATGAGCAACATCAGCTGAAATAGATTTTTAGAATCCCTCTGTAAAACAATTGACAGTATATGTTCACTATACCTGACCTGGATAGCTAGTaggttttacaaaaaaaaaagcagTCAATAAAATTATGTACGCTTCCAGTCACCATTTCTAAATTCAATAGGCCTGTTGCTTCTGAAATATGACGTTGTTCAAGGTTGGTAGGGCATGACCCTGGTTACAAATCATAAGAAGCAATGCGATGCAGAAGCTACAAAGAGAAGGAAGGATGTTGATCTGCACCGGCTGCATCCTATTGTCCGTGAACATCAGAATAAATCATCATTTGTGCGCTTCTGCAAGAAGCGAACCTAGAATTGAACTAATCAATAACGAATCATTCTAAGGAAGCAACCAGGCAAGCAATTAACTTAATGTGCTTAGCCAATATGAACTGGCACATCAAAGACACTGTAGGAAAATAGTTCACAAACCGATCTGTACCAAAGGGCACTTTATCAATTGCAGGAATATAAGAATTTGAAGGAAGACGTACCTATACAGATCGGAAGGCCTGTCTCACTATAGTGGTTAGTGGACAGTAAAGCATAGATGCCCCTATTCAGATTTGAGAGAGGACCTGACGTTGGAGAGCAAACTGTAACGTAACTAAATAAATCAGGGGAAATTTCAGGGTAACAAATGCATGCGACCAGCAAGATGATgaaaatagaagatgcatgtgctcATCCAATGTAAATTAAAAATTAAGAGTTAGAGATGAGATCTTATGTCCCAATGCTGGCAGAACTGCTATCCATGGTTGGTGGCTATACGTTGAGCATCTTTCGAGCCGGAGAGAAACCTGGCAGATCAAGGAACATATGTTGGAGATTGAAAAAAGAAAGGGAAATTAAAATCGGGAGCAGCCAGCTACCAGCCTGGCGACCGAGGTGGTGACCCGAGCAGCCTGGTATGTCTGACGCGGATGGTAGGACGGCTTGCTTTTTAACCTGGAGGCGGCGACGGCTCAGTTCAATCGATAAATTTCTAATCAATGAATAATGAGATGCATCGGTTGGTTTCATGAGCATTATTTGTGAGGAGGCCGTACGTCGCTGCGGCGGGGGATTAAGTGCTGATGATTCTCCGCCAGGAAGACAAACAGCGGCTTTTTTTCTGGAAGGATGGCCAGTGATTCATGAGATAGTTCGCCAGCCCAGAAAATGACATCCAGCCCATGTGGTTGGGCCAGTCCACGCACTATATCACGGTATAAGATTTGGGGCATTTCAAAGTGCCCCAAATTTGAACCAAAGTGCCACTAATTAGCTATAGGGGCATTTTTTCAAGTGCCACCTTTACTTGCGTCTCTAAAGGTATTTGGGGCACTACCCAGAGGCACTTCTCAAGTGCCACTAtatccaattaggggcacttctcaaatgccactaaatccaattaggggcacttctaaatgtgccactaaatccaactaggggcactttgccaagtgccactaaatctaattaggggcactttgccaagtgccagtaaatccaattaggggcactttgagatGTGCCCCAAAACCTATTTTGTGGCACTTTCCAAAATTCCTCAAAACCCATTTCATGTGCTGCTCACTGTCATACAAGAATGAGCATGTTGAGTATAAAATTTGTAATTTATATTTTGTGTGATTATGTACTAAAGTGTAAATAGTAAATGGTAAGAGGACAAGAGTGTAAAAAATAATATAGAGATAAGACAAGGAAGAGACGGAGCTCTGAAAGAGTCTCTAGTTCTCGGTTTTAGTCTGAACCCGTGCGTGTGAACTCCTCCTCAAAATCCTATCTGATTTACATCTAAATTCAAGTGTTTTTGTGAGGGatttcaacatggtatcagagcgggccGATCCACagtgatcttctcttcaatttctggtCGTGCTGTGCATCCGCGAGTGGGCGCCGCCTTTGAGCAGTCGCCGTCGCGCCGTCGCCGGTACAACGTTGTGTCGGCATCGGGCCGCCGCCGTTGCTGTGACGAGCTGGATCGAAGTTACTCCCGCACTACAGAGATTTGGAGTTGCTGTTGACTCTTCTTGTGGCCATCCTGTGCACGTCTTGGACCAGAACAGGGGAAGAGGAAGTCTCAGGTATAAATCTGCTTCAGGCTGAAAGGTGAACTGGTGGACTGAATCCTCTTGCTCTGCAACGTGTGTTGGAGAGGAGCTGAGTTTTTTTGTATGTTGGTTTGCTGAATCGTGTGGGAAGCGGGCTGTTGGTTTCAGTTTGTTTGGTTGCTGAATTTTGGGTCAAGCTGCTGTAGCTTTTTAGCTGAATCATGGGAGAACCTAACAAGGATTCAGGTGTGGAGAAACTCGTTGAAAGCATGCAGAGGATGATGGCTCAGTTGCTAGAGCAGGCACAAACAAAGGCAATTAGTGGTTCTGATGTACTAAAGAATTTAGAACCAAATCCGGCCAGGTTGACCGGTCCGGGTGATTTCTTTAGCTGGTCTCGAAATGCTTTGTTGATCCTGGAGGCACACGGTTTGGAGAAATTTCTGAGAGAAGACGAGAAAAAGCCAGGAGAAGTAGCACAAGAGCAATGGGACCAACAACAGAAGCGAGTCATGGTGTGGTTGCTCGGTTCGATGGAGAAGACTGTGAGGGAACAAGTTGAAGGGCTTCACTCTGCAGCTGAGGTGTGGACAAGCATTGAGAAACAATTCTCTGGGAAATCAAACAAGATGCAGGTCAGTAGAATTTTCCATGAACTAAGGCATATCAAGCAAGAGCAGAAGACTGTAACTGAATATGCAGGAGAAATCAAGAAACTTTATAGAGACCTTGAGTATTTCAGACCATTCAAAGCACATGATCCCATGGATGTTTCACTCCTTCGTGAGTGGTTTGAACCATTGTTGGTTCAGACCTTCCTTGATGGCCTGAACTCCGAGTTCAATCTCCGTTCCCAGCTCATACAAGCCACGCCAGATTGGCCTACACTAGACCAAACCATTGCTAGTGTACTTGAAGAGGAAACAAGATTGGCGAATCAAATCACAGCTCCACAAGAAAATGATGGCAGATCTGCACTATCTTCAGTTAACCAAGATCTGTCTCTTGGTACTTCAAGAAATCAACATGAAAATGTTACTAGATTCTACTACACGAGGAAACCTGGGAAGGTGTGTGACTACTGTAAACAACCAGGCCATTTGAAGAAGAATTGTTTTGATCTAGTTGGTTACCCTCCTGGATGGCAACAAAAAAAGTTTAACAAATTCACTAGTGGCAGTAGTAATGCAAGAAGGACAGATCGAGCTCATCTTACACTATCTAGGGAGGAACCGTCTGCTGTAACAGCCCAAGCACTTGAAGAATTTAAGGGCAAACTTATGGCGAATACTACAGAAGGTCCTATTGGAACTACCTCCAACGCTCATTGTGGGAAAGGTACGAATAATTTTTTAACATCTTGGATAATTGATTCAGGGGCGACAAATCATATGACAAGCTCATCTAAGAACTTTTCATCATATACCCCTTGTTCTGGAAAGGATAGGGTACGCATAGCTGATGGATCTTCAGCTCCCATAATGGGTTATGGGAACATTAATTGTACTCCATCTCTATCCTTAAATCCAGTCTTGCATGTCCCTAATTTTCCAGTGGACCTCATGTCGGTCAGTTCAATTACAAAGTCACGTAATTGCACGGCATCCTTCAACCCTTACTCGTGTACATTTCAGGATCGGAAGACAAGAAGAAATCTTGGGACTGGAATTGAGCATGATGGCCTCTACTACCTTATCAAtgatccatctccatctccatgtgcgCTCAGTATGATGAATAGTTCAGCTACTGATGAATTGCTACTAATGCATTATAGACTAGGGCATTTGTCGTTCCAAGTCCTTAGTCGCATGTTTCCATGTCAAGCTAAAAATTATTGTAAGGAGAAGCTTTTGTGTGATGTGTGTGAACTGGCTAAACACACCAGAACCAATTATCCTAGTACTAATGAGAGGAGTAAGCTACCTTTTGATGTGGTGCATTCGGATGTATGGGGTCCATCAGCTGTAACTGCCCTCACAGGGGATAGATATTATGTGACCTTTATCGATGGTTTTAGTAGGTGCACATGGTTGTACCTCCTAAAGCATAAGTCTGAAGTTCTCCCTGCATTCAAAGATTTTTTTAATATGGTGCGTAACCAGTATGGCATGAATGTGAAAATATTACGATCCGATAATGGTACTCGAATATATCAATGGTGAATTTAGTAACTTCTTATCTACTTAtggtattatacatcaaaccacaTGTGTGAGTACCGCACAACAAAATGGGGTGGCAGAGAGAAAGAATAGACATTTACCGGAAGTTGCTCGAGCTCTCATGTTTATGATGAATGTGCCAAAATTTCTTTGGGGTGAAGCGGTAAAAACGGCTGCCTATCTAATAAACCGTATGCCTTCTAGAGTTCTGGGGCATAAGACTCCAATTGAATGTTTGCATGGTTCTAACTCATTTATTGTGCCACCAAAAATATTTGGATGTACCTGTTTTGTTCATGATTACAGGAGTTCAGCGGGAAAACTTGATCCAAGAGCCATTAGATGTATCTTTGTGGGCTATTTTCCCACGAAAAAGGGGTATCGGTGTTGGTCTCCTGCTGAAAAGAAATTCTTTGTGAGTATGGACGTTACCTTTCATGAGAAAGAACCATTCTATTCCATAAATGAAAATGATAATGATACATGTAGCAAGGGGGAGAATCTcataaaagagaacaatgataggGGAACTGTAATGGTACCTATTGGGGATATTATACGCTCTGCAGATGAAACAGAGGGGGAGCAAGTTACCAAGACAAATAAAGAAGGTGAGAATACATTAATACCTGAATCGTATGAAAATCTTTCAGGTCAAGAGGAGATGGAAACACATGATGGAGAAAGTGTACCACAAGAAATTAATGAAGGAGCCATTAACCAGCGAGAAGTACTAGAGGAGGCACCAACAAGTGAAGAAATATCCCATGATGAGGGCGATACTGAAGGTACCGAAACCCATATACCATCCTCTACTACTCAAATAAATGATGAACCAATTGCCTTATGAAATAGAAAAAGAATAGTAGATGTACCTGCACGCCTAAAGGATTGTGTAGGATATAAACATGATCTTGCAAAATTTGTTTCATATGACAGATGTACTTCCTCTTTTAGGAGCTTTATTGCATCCTTAGATTCTACATCACTACCTAAAGATTGGAAGGATGCACTTAATGATCCTAAATGGAAGGCAGCAATGTTGGAGGAAATGACTGCTCTAGAAAAGAATAATACGTGGCAATTGGTAGAATGGCCAAAGGGCAAGGAACCAGTCGGGTGCAAATGGGTTTATACTATCAAGTATAACCCTGAAGGTAAAATAGAAAGGTATAAAGCTCGGTTAGTGgccaaaggctacacacagacttATGGTGTTGATTATGAGGAAACATTTGCTCCCGTAGCAAAAATGAATACATTAAGAACTTTGATATCTTGTGCAGCTAATCTTGGATGGAATTTATTTCAGATGGATGTAAAAAATGCATTCTTGCATGGAGACCTCCAGGAGGAAATTTATATGCATATACCACCTGGTTTTAGCACAACACAAACTGAAGGAAAGGTGTTGAAACTCCGCCGTTCACTATATGGTCTAAAACAATCGCCTCGTGCTTGGTTTGATCGATTTTGGAAAGCTGTGTTAAAATTGGGTTTCAACCAGAGCAATGCTGACCATACTTTATTTTATAAAAGATGTGCCGGAAAACTGACGATATTAAttgtctatgttgatgatattgttaTTACAGGAGATGATGGTGAAGGTATTAAAAAAGTGAAGCAACATTTGATGAACGAGTTTGAAGTCAAGGATCTCGGACAAATGAGGTATTTTCTTGGAATTGAAGTCTCGCGAAGCTCAAGAGGTATCTATTTATCCCAAAGAAAATATGTGCTAGATCTATTGTCAGAAACTGGTATGTCCGGGTGTCGTCCAGCATTAACACCAATTGAACAAAACCACAGATTGACTAGTGAGCCAGGAGAACCTGTTG contains the following coding sequences:
- the LOC124667125 gene encoding uncharacterized protein LOC124667125, yielding MGEPNKDSGVEKLVESMQRMMAQLLEQAQTKAISGSDVLKNLEPNPARLTGPGDFFSWSRNALLILEAHGLEKFLREDEKKPGEVAQEQWDQQQKRVMVWLLGSMEKTVREQVEGLHSAAEVWTSIEKQFSGKSNKMQVSRIFHELRHIKQEQKTVTEYAGEIKKLYRDLEYFRPFKAHDPMDVSLLREWFEPLLVQTFLDGLNSEFNLRSQLIQATPDWPTLDQTIASVLEEETRLANQITAPQENDGRSALSSVNQDLSLGTSRNQHENVTRFYYTRKPGKVCDYCKQPGHLKKNCFDLVGYPPGWQQKKFNKFTSGSSNARRTDRAHLTLSREEPSAVTAQALEEFKGKLMANTTEGPIGTTSNAHCGKGSEDKKKSWDWN